A region from the Prochlorococcus sp. MIT 0603 genome encodes:
- a CDS encoding chlororespiratory reduction protein 7, whose translation MSNPLIRDNENYVVMEPNKDEQYLTSEETLKWLENWLNKLEAIPKDLLNEASKQEAAKRLLDTACDLEIKPGFTVQWFAIRLTPPG comes from the coding sequence ATGTCTAATCCCCTAATACGTGATAATGAAAATTATGTAGTTATGGAACCAAACAAAGATGAGCAATATTTAACATCCGAAGAAACACTAAAATGGCTAGAGAATTGGCTTAACAAATTAGAAGCAATACCAAAAGATTTACTGAATGAAGCATCTAAGCAAGAAGCTGCCAAAAGATTATTAGATACTGCATGTGATCTGGAAATTAAGCCTGGATTTACTGTGCAATGGTTTGCTATACGTCTAACTCCTCCGGGCTAG
- a CDS encoding HesB/IscA family protein, translating to MSISPLSSNETHSAQNGKGILITQMAMEQLARLCKEKGDDQLLRVGVRSGGCSGMSYTMDFVTAVSIEKNDEVYEYVTSDGIAFRVVCDPKSLLYIYGMQLDFSNELIGGGFNFTNPNATQTCGCGSSFAV from the coding sequence ATGAGTATTTCTCCTTTATCAAGTAATGAGACCCATAGCGCACAAAATGGCAAAGGAATCTTAATTACTCAAATGGCGATGGAGCAATTGGCGAGACTTTGCAAGGAGAAAGGGGATGATCAATTATTGCGTGTAGGGGTTCGTTCAGGTGGATGCAGTGGCATGAGTTACACAATGGATTTTGTAACTGCAGTTTCTATAGAGAAAAATGATGAAGTTTATGAATATGTCACTAGTGATGGAATAGCTTTTAGAGTGGTTTGTGATCCCAAAAGCCTTTTATATATCTATGGCATGCAATTAGATTTCAGTAATGAACTAATAGGTGGTGGCTTTAATTTTACAAATCCAAATGCCACACAAACCTGTGGTTGTGGAAGTTCATTTGCTGTTTGA
- a CDS encoding 6-pyruvoyl trahydropterin synthase family protein — translation MNTITSEHKHGQGRTCVITRRALFSASHRYWLPELSTDDNSKHFGACAIAPGHGHNYELIVSMEGTLNADGMVLNLSEIKHAIKEKVTNQLDFRFLNETWPEFDISKANGCLPTTEALTRVIWSRLESDIPLKSLRLYENQNLWADYLGNNMEAYITIKSHFAAAHRLAREELSQAENEAIYGKCARTNGHGHNYLVEITVKGNINSRTGMICDLGSLQQLVEDLVVEPFDHTFLNKDIKHFSNCVPTAENIALHISDKLKYPIQEIGASLHKVRLQESPNNAAEIYSDSSNLIKKDTSI, via the coding sequence ATGAATACAATCACATCTGAGCACAAACACGGGCAAGGACGGACCTGTGTGATCACAAGGCGAGCATTATTTAGTGCAAGTCATCGATATTGGCTGCCAGAGTTATCAACTGATGATAATTCAAAACACTTTGGTGCATGTGCAATCGCTCCTGGCCATGGTCACAATTACGAATTAATTGTCTCAATGGAAGGAACATTAAATGCAGATGGAATGGTTTTAAATCTTTCAGAAATAAAGCACGCAATTAAAGAGAAAGTCACTAATCAACTGGACTTTCGATTCCTTAATGAAACATGGCCAGAATTTGACATATCCAAAGCTAACGGCTGCCTACCTACAACAGAGGCTTTAACACGTGTGATATGGTCCAGGTTAGAATCTGACATACCACTAAAATCGCTAAGATTATATGAAAATCAAAATCTCTGGGCCGATTATTTAGGCAATAATATGGAAGCTTACATAACAATTAAAAGTCACTTTGCGGCAGCCCATAGATTGGCAAGGGAAGAGCTATCTCAAGCGGAAAATGAAGCAATATATGGGAAATGTGCGAGAACCAATGGTCATGGTCATAACTATCTTGTTGAAATAACTGTAAAAGGAAATATTAATTCTAGAACAGGAATGATTTGTGATCTTGGATCACTTCAACAATTAGTTGAAGATTTAGTTGTAGAGCCTTTTGATCATACTTTCTTAAATAAAGACATCAAACACTTCTCCAATTGTGTTCCTACAGCAGAAAATATTGCTCTTCATATATCAGATAAATTAAAATATCCAATTCAAGAAATCGGTGCAAGCCTTCATAAAGTTCGTCTACAAGAAAGCCCGAACAATGCTGCAGAGATTTATTCTGACTCAAGTAACTTGATTAAGAAAGATACTTCTATTTAA
- the rbfA gene encoding 30S ribosome-binding factor RbfA → MAQSRRVEKVAALIRKEMSQLLLNGLRDQRVHSTMITITDVEVSGDLQHCKIFVSIFGDPGKIDAVFSALEASQVFLKGELGRRLEMRRAPEIIFKLDRGMEKGNSVLDLLGKLDEERKTKNQNMVEFQD, encoded by the coding sequence ATGGCTCAAAGTCGACGAGTTGAGAAAGTGGCTGCACTCATTCGAAAGGAGATGAGTCAGCTTTTACTAAATGGACTAAGAGATCAGAGAGTACACTCCACAATGATTACTATTACTGATGTTGAGGTCTCGGGAGACCTCCAACATTGCAAGATTTTTGTAAGCATTTTTGGTGACCCAGGCAAAATAGATGCAGTCTTTTCTGCCTTAGAGGCATCTCAAGTCTTTTTAAAGGGTGAATTGGGCCGAAGATTAGAAATGAGACGAGCTCCTGAAATTATTTTCAAATTAGACCGTGGAATGGAAAAAGGTAATTCTGTTCTTGATCTCTTAGGTAAATTAGACGAAGAAAGAAAAACAAAAAATCAGAATATGGTTGAATTTCAAGATTGA
- a CDS encoding shikimate kinase, with protein MTNLNTVNSLRNILGGRNLYLVGIMGSGKSSTGPHLAKALEYKFVDQDKLIEEVAKLSIPEIFDQDGESGFRELEAQVLKEIGKRHSLVVATGGGVVLRSHNWGILHQGIVIWISPSRDRLIARLESDQTKRPLLTNRDPIAALDSLIKERQPFYAESDLYISVANETAEEVALDICNKLPAILTSPEELDV; from the coding sequence ATGACCAATTTGAACACTGTGAACTCGTTACGCAACATATTAGGAGGTCGTAATCTTTATCTTGTAGGAATTATGGGTTCAGGCAAGTCCAGCACAGGTCCACATCTTGCAAAAGCTCTGGAATATAAATTTGTTGATCAGGATAAATTGATTGAGGAAGTTGCAAAATTATCTATTCCTGAAATTTTTGATCAAGACGGTGAAAGTGGTTTTAGAGAGCTTGAAGCTCAAGTTTTAAAAGAAATTGGCAAGAGACATTCATTAGTTGTTGCCACAGGAGGAGGGGTCGTTTTACGAAGTCACAATTGGGGTATTCTTCATCAAGGGATAGTTATTTGGATCTCTCCATCACGGGATCGTCTTATTGCAAGGTTGGAATCTGATCAAACCAAGCGACCTTTGCTTACAAATAGAGATCCTATAGCTGCGCTTGACTCGTTAATAAAGGAACGCCAACCTTTTTATGCTGAATCTGATTTGTACATATCCGTAGCCAACGAAACCGCTGAAGAAGTTGCTTTGGATATTTGTAATAAGTTACCTGCAATACTTACTAGCCCGGAGGAGTTAGACGTATAG
- a CDS encoding SRPBCC family protein gives MGQWLEHKVISTINAPVEKVWNVWSDLDAMPLWMTWIESVKTIDDETKTLPDLTEWTLAANGFRFKWKAQINERVEKERLKWSSIGGLPTKGCVTFFEENQSCTIVNLKISYELPKGLARFMKEDILGKLVTNELQNNLNNFTKLVESGYGN, from the coding sequence ATGGGTCAATGGCTTGAACATAAAGTAATTAGCACAATCAATGCTCCTGTCGAAAAGGTATGGAACGTTTGGAGTGACCTAGATGCAATGCCTTTATGGATGACATGGATAGAATCAGTTAAAACAATTGATGACGAGACAAAAACTCTCCCAGATCTTACAGAATGGACATTAGCTGCAAATGGCTTTCGCTTTAAATGGAAAGCACAAATCAATGAAAGAGTTGAAAAAGAAAGACTTAAATGGTCATCAATTGGAGGCTTACCTACAAAAGGTTGTGTTACATTTTTCGAAGAAAATCAAAGTTGTACAATTGTTAACTTAAAAATCTCATACGAATTACCTAAGGGTCTGGCTAGATTTATGAAAGAAGATATTCTTGGAAAGTTAGTCACAAATGAACTTCAAAATAACCTGAACAATTTTACAAAGCTTGTTGAAAGTGGTTATGGTAATTAA
- the zds gene encoding 9,9'-di-cis-zeta-carotene desaturase, producing the protein MKVAIVGAGLAGLSAAVDLVDEGHEVDLYEARPFLGGKVGSWEDKDGNHIEMGLHVFFFNYANLFALMKKVGALENLLPKEHMHLFVNKGGEVKPLDFRFVLGAPFNGLKAFFTTSQLNWIDKLRNALALGTSPIVQGLIDYESAMKTIRALDSISFQDWFLSHGGSLNSIKRMWNPIAYALGFIDCEAMSARCMLTIFMMFAAKTEASKLNLLKGSPHKWLTKPILKYLEAKGAKLHLRNRVKEIRYKNSKAPTVTGIILNTPNGEIEIQADKYLAACDVPGIKKIIPQEWKIYPQFAAIDNLEAVPVATVQLRYDGWVTELKNNSAQMNLKTPSGLDNLLYSADADFSCFADLALTSPEDYRKEGLGSLLQCVLTPGDPWIPKSKTQIVEHTDAQVRELFPSAKNLKLIWSNVVKLTESLYREEPGMEPFRPKQSTPIPNFFLAGSYTRQDYIDSMEGATMSGHLAAAAILGKSIKLEKNSSVS; encoded by the coding sequence ATGAAAGTGGCCATAGTTGGCGCTGGCCTAGCTGGCCTTTCTGCAGCAGTAGACCTTGTAGATGAAGGCCATGAAGTTGATCTTTATGAAGCCAGGCCCTTCTTAGGTGGGAAAGTAGGGAGTTGGGAAGATAAAGACGGAAACCATATAGAAATGGGTCTCCATGTTTTTTTCTTTAATTATGCAAATCTTTTTGCCCTGATGAAAAAAGTGGGGGCATTAGAAAATTTGTTACCCAAAGAGCATATGCATTTATTTGTAAATAAAGGAGGAGAAGTAAAACCACTAGATTTTCGTTTTGTACTGGGTGCACCATTCAATGGTCTTAAAGCCTTCTTCACGACTTCACAACTAAACTGGATCGATAAACTAAGGAATGCGCTTGCTCTAGGAACTAGCCCAATTGTGCAAGGTCTTATTGATTACGAAAGTGCAATGAAAACGATTAGAGCGTTGGATAGCATCAGTTTTCAAGATTGGTTTTTAAGTCATGGTGGAAGTCTGAATAGCATTAAAAGGATGTGGAACCCCATTGCTTACGCTCTTGGGTTTATTGATTGTGAAGCAATGTCAGCCAGATGCATGCTGACAATATTTATGATGTTTGCAGCAAAAACAGAAGCCTCTAAATTAAATCTCCTCAAAGGCTCTCCTCACAAATGGCTAACAAAACCCATTCTCAAATATCTTGAAGCTAAAGGTGCAAAACTACACCTTCGAAACAGAGTCAAAGAAATTCGTTATAAAAACTCCAAAGCACCTACGGTTACTGGAATAATTCTGAATACGCCTAATGGAGAAATAGAAATTCAAGCTGATAAATATCTTGCAGCCTGTGATGTTCCAGGCATTAAAAAAATAATCCCACAGGAATGGAAAATATACCCGCAATTTGCAGCTATCGATAACTTAGAGGCAGTTCCAGTAGCGACAGTTCAACTTAGATATGATGGATGGGTGACTGAATTAAAAAATAACTCAGCACAAATGAATCTCAAAACACCATCAGGGCTTGATAATCTCTTATATAGTGCTGATGCTGATTTCAGTTGTTTTGCTGATTTAGCACTGACAAGTCCTGAAGATTATCGCAAAGAAGGACTTGGATCTCTTCTACAATGCGTTCTAACCCCAGGAGATCCATGGATTCCAAAATCGAAAACACAAATAGTTGAGCATACAGATGCTCAGGTAAGAGAGCTTTTCCCTTCCGCTAAAAATCTAAAGTTAATTTGGAGTAACGTTGTAAAATTAACTGAATCTTTATATAGAGAAGAACCAGGGATGGAGCCTTTTAGACCTAAACAGTCAACACCAATACCAAACTTTTTCTTAGCGGGTAGTTATACGCGCCAAGATTATATAGATTCAATGGAAGGTGCAACAATGAGTGGGCATTTAGCAGCCGCAGCAATACTTGGTAAATCAATAAAATTAGAAAAAAATTCATCAGTTTCTTAA
- a CDS encoding tetratricopeptide repeat protein, with protein sequence MDLNNESLFDNAMSRYQSGEEASELIRDFEEITNSSPNQSAGWTCLSWLQLLCNKHRDALKSARIAVKLNPQDPQSRINLSIALLETNSKGVREHIDFVKRAVLIVPELEKELKDSINDGLSRKPDWDSLKKIQTWLDF encoded by the coding sequence ATGGATCTTAATAACGAGAGTCTCTTTGACAATGCTATGTCTAGATATCAATCTGGCGAAGAGGCAAGTGAGTTAATTAGAGACTTTGAAGAGATTACGAATTCTTCTCCTAATCAATCAGCAGGTTGGACGTGCTTGTCTTGGTTGCAATTGCTCTGCAATAAGCACCGAGATGCTCTCAAGTCAGCTCGAATTGCAGTTAAATTAAACCCTCAAGACCCTCAATCAAGAATTAATCTGAGTATTGCCTTGCTAGAAACCAATTCCAAAGGAGTTAGAGAACATATTGATTTTGTTAAAAGAGCTGTATTGATAGTTCCAGAACTTGAGAAAGAATTGAAAGATTCAATAAACGATGGACTTAGTCGTAAGCCTGATTGGGACTCGTTGAAAAAGATTCAAACCTGGCTGGACTTCTGA
- a CDS encoding GNAT family N-acetyltransferase, translating to MKSLITPSWHHSIEEVSEQQWDGILGKDIIPFYQWKWLHALEKSDSISAKYGWIPLHLTLWEKGKLIALAPLYLKNHSYGEFIFDQSIVRLSAQLGLKYYPKLIGMSPLSPIEGYRFFIADDKDKKEITKIIMENIDKFAEKNGILSCNFLYVDQRWMEYGEVAEWSCWINTQTEWKSIGEKSFDDYLARFNSNQRRNIKRERKSIKNNNIKISVLNGKEIDLKTMRIMHNFYANHCLKWGEWGSKYLTSKFFEELSDNDLKSKVVLFNAYKDDPKKPIAMSLCITDWTILWGRYWGCKEEIQNLHFELCYYSPISWAIEKGIKRFDPGAGGNHKFRRGFQASQRFSLHRWYDKRLDSIMNSLLPEANQLMKESIIASNNELPFKH from the coding sequence TTGAAATCACTAATAACTCCATCCTGGCATCACTCAATTGAAGAAGTTTCAGAACAACAATGGGATGGTATTTTAGGTAAAGACATAATTCCTTTTTATCAATGGAAATGGCTTCATGCATTAGAAAAATCTGATAGCATCTCAGCAAAATATGGGTGGATTCCATTACATTTAACACTCTGGGAAAAAGGTAAATTAATAGCTTTAGCACCCCTTTATTTAAAAAATCACAGCTATGGAGAATTTATTTTTGACCAGTCGATTGTAAGGTTATCGGCCCAACTTGGCTTGAAATATTATCCCAAGCTAATAGGTATGAGCCCATTAAGTCCTATAGAAGGTTATAGATTTTTCATTGCAGATGACAAAGATAAAAAAGAAATCACTAAAATCATTATGGAAAATATAGATAAATTTGCAGAGAAAAACGGAATCTTAAGCTGCAACTTTCTATATGTAGACCAACGATGGATGGAGTATGGGGAAGTAGCAGAGTGGTCTTGTTGGATAAATACTCAAACCGAGTGGAAATCAATAGGAGAAAAAAGTTTTGATGATTACCTAGCCAGGTTCAACTCCAACCAAAGAAGAAATATTAAGAGAGAAAGAAAATCGATAAAAAATAATAATATTAAAATATCCGTTTTGAATGGGAAAGAAATTGATTTAAAAACGATGAGGATTATGCACAACTTTTACGCGAATCATTGTTTAAAGTGGGGGGAATGGGGAAGTAAATATTTAACAAGCAAATTCTTTGAAGAATTATCCGATAACGATTTAAAAAGCAAAGTAGTATTATTCAATGCTTATAAAGATGATCCTAAGAAGCCTATTGCAATGTCTCTATGTATAACTGATTGGACAATATTATGGGGAAGGTATTGGGGATGCAAAGAAGAGATTCAGAATCTTCATTTTGAGCTTTGCTACTACTCTCCTATTTCATGGGCAATAGAAAAAGGTATCAAAAGATTTGATCCAGGCGCAGGAGGGAATCATAAATTCAGGAGAGGTTTCCAGGCTTCTCAAAGATTTAGTCTACATAGGTGGTATGACAAAAGATTAGATAGTATAATGAACTCATTATTACCAGAAGCCAATCAACTAATGAAAGAATCAATAATTGCATCAAATAATGAACTTCCCTTTAAGCATTAA
- a CDS encoding RibD family protein, whose amino-acid sequence MLYLPTVRLVLAMSLDGRIALSSGGKANIGGKGDREALEKALSWSDATLMGSGTLNAHESTCLIHNQKLINQRGHEKRSSQPISIIVSQKAAFSEDWAFFKQPISKWILTPNKNHRLIQSGFDRHLIMEEKWTQTLNKIYNEGISKIVLLGGMKLISSLLLEDRIDELQLTFSPKILAGKYTWTHTAINNLPVQLTQAEAWKLKDIKDLGANEVMLSYIRNRF is encoded by the coding sequence TTGCTCTACTTGCCTACAGTTCGTCTAGTACTAGCAATGAGCTTAGACGGAAGGATTGCTCTTTCCTCAGGCGGCAAAGCCAATATAGGAGGCAAGGGGGATAGAGAAGCTTTAGAAAAGGCCTTAAGCTGGAGTGATGCGACGTTAATGGGAAGTGGGACCCTAAACGCACATGAAAGTACATGCTTGATTCACAATCAAAAATTAATCAATCAAAGGGGTCATGAGAAACGTTCTTCGCAACCAATTTCTATAATAGTCAGCCAAAAAGCAGCATTTTCTGAAGATTGGGCTTTCTTTAAACAACCAATATCCAAATGGATATTAACTCCCAACAAAAATCACAGATTAATACAATCAGGTTTTGATCGGCATTTAATTATGGAAGAAAAGTGGACGCAAACTTTGAATAAAATCTATAATGAAGGTATTTCAAAAATAGTTTTACTAGGTGGAATGAAACTAATTTCATCTTTATTATTAGAGGATAGGATTGATGAATTACAGCTAACATTTTCACCTAAAATTCTTGCTGGTAAATACACATGGACCCATACAGCAATAAATAACTTACCTGTGCAATTAACACAAGCTGAAGCATGGAAATTAAAAGACATAAAGGATCTAGGAGCAAATGAAGTCATGCTTTCATACATAAGAAATAGATTTTGA
- a CDS encoding glycoside hydrolase family 3 N-terminal domain-containing protein: MPSNEFVKLREKVAEIFVVRASGYLLDSQRQYPAWELSNSKLKTLLENGLGGVILYGGTVNEIKERSRNIQNWSKHPILISADVEEGVGQRFEGGSFLPPPMTLGLNYLEDSEESLLLAEEYGKCIGTQARRCGLNWVLAPVCDVNSNPLNPVINMRAWGTDPLTVAALVCAFNKGLSSQGVMGCAKHFPGHGDTKVDSHLELPLLDHDFSRLEEIELVPFKALIDQGINSVMTAHVLFRNIDPTNLATFSKMIVTNLLRQKLGFNGLIVTDALIMRAISESVSCAESAVMAFEAGADLILMPEDPFQAIDSIVESIMDGKVPISRLEESLQRRRRAMSNLTTNFASSEKEAECNDVLIFEQPEDHSLVKRLIDISVQINKPSHMQISGDLINLITVDTVLPCPYFNNSSPALLIPQEYGCKTILCHPFGVSPWQDNDLEPLALERLGQGPFLLQLFVRGNPFRGNQDINERWIAAVEQLQRNELLSAVVVYGSFYFWKELHQVLTPSIPLAYSPGQMRQAQLKILQSLFKTSGHDLIDKNVEFTN; encoded by the coding sequence GTGCCTTCTAATGAATTTGTAAAGCTTCGAGAAAAGGTTGCTGAGATTTTTGTTGTTAGGGCAAGTGGTTATCTCCTGGATTCACAGAGACAGTATCCAGCATGGGAATTATCTAATAGCAAATTGAAAACACTTTTAGAAAATGGGCTTGGAGGTGTCATTTTGTACGGAGGTACTGTTAACGAAATCAAAGAAAGATCAAGAAATATACAAAATTGGTCTAAGCACCCAATTTTGATTTCTGCTGATGTGGAAGAAGGGGTAGGTCAGCGTTTTGAGGGAGGATCATTTCTCCCACCTCCAATGACCCTTGGCCTGAATTATTTAGAAGACTCTGAAGAATCGCTTCTACTGGCGGAGGAATATGGAAAATGTATAGGTACGCAAGCGCGACGTTGCGGATTGAATTGGGTATTAGCTCCTGTTTGTGATGTTAATAGTAATCCTTTAAATCCTGTAATCAATATGAGAGCTTGGGGGACAGATCCTTTAACAGTTGCTGCTCTTGTATGTGCTTTTAACAAAGGTTTAAGCTCCCAAGGGGTAATGGGTTGTGCAAAACATTTTCCAGGCCATGGGGATACCAAAGTCGATTCACACCTGGAATTACCCCTGCTTGATCACGACTTTTCACGTTTGGAGGAAATAGAACTCGTTCCTTTTAAGGCGTTGATAGATCAAGGGATTAATAGCGTAATGACTGCACATGTTTTGTTCAGAAATATAGATCCCACGAATTTGGCAACTTTTTCAAAAATGATTGTCACTAATCTACTCAGGCAAAAACTTGGGTTTAATGGTTTGATTGTTACCGACGCTTTGATTATGAGAGCAATTAGTGAGAGCGTTAGCTGCGCCGAGTCAGCAGTCATGGCTTTTGAAGCAGGCGCTGATTTAATCCTTATGCCTGAAGATCCTTTTCAAGCAATTGACTCAATCGTTGAGTCAATAATGGATGGGAAAGTACCCATTTCAAGGCTTGAAGAATCATTACAGCGGAGAAGAAGAGCTATGTCTAACTTAACAACAAACTTTGCCTCGTCTGAGAAGGAAGCGGAATGCAATGACGTACTAATATTTGAGCAGCCAGAGGATCATTCCTTAGTGAAGAGACTAATTGATATTTCTGTACAGATTAACAAACCTTCCCATATGCAAATTTCTGGAGATTTGATAAACCTAATTACCGTGGATACTGTATTGCCTTGCCCATATTTCAATAACTCGTCTCCCGCCTTGTTGATTCCTCAGGAATATGGTTGTAAAACTATTCTCTGTCATCCCTTTGGCGTGTCCCCATGGCAGGATAATGATTTGGAGCCATTGGCTTTAGAGCGTTTGGGGCAAGGTCCTTTTCTTCTTCAATTATTTGTACGAGGGAATCCTTTCAGAGGTAATCAAGATATAAATGAACGATGGATCGCCGCTGTCGAACAATTGCAACGTAATGAGTTGCTTTCAGCAGTTGTAGTTTATGGAAGCTTTTACTTTTGGAAAGAGTTACATCAAGTTCTAACCCCTTCGATACCTCTTGCTTATAGTCCTGGACAGATGCGACAAGCACAATTGAAGATTCTTCAGTCTCTCTTTAAAACTTCTGGGCATGACCTTATAGATAAAAATGTAGAGTTCACTAATTAA
- a CDS encoding glutathione S-transferase family protein, with protein sequence MLELYQFQHSPFCLKVRMVLNAKQLSYRTVEISPGIGQVDVFKVSGQRQVPVLKDGETILSDSSAIIKYLETITKDPQLLPSHTEELAMSHLIEDWADTRLAKSVRRELIKAAALDSSLRVALLPEDFPKPFKEFVNKLPCELISGVAEVINQDESKELLNNLEQLSNLVSSNKWLIGDSLSIADIAVGAQLSLLRFPVSSGEQLHGKGCPGFNDNPKLETLFEWRDQLEDMLMATDPATL encoded by the coding sequence ATGTTAGAACTCTATCAGTTTCAGCATTCCCCCTTTTGCCTGAAAGTGCGAATGGTTCTAAATGCCAAGCAACTAAGCTACAGAACCGTTGAAATCTCTCCAGGCATAGGACAAGTGGATGTTTTCAAAGTTTCTGGACAAAGGCAAGTTCCAGTTTTAAAAGATGGTGAAACAATTCTTTCTGACTCTAGTGCAATTATTAAATATCTAGAAACTATCACAAAGGATCCTCAACTATTACCTTCTCACACTGAAGAATTGGCGATGTCTCATCTAATTGAAGATTGGGCAGATACTAGGTTGGCCAAATCTGTACGAAGAGAATTAATCAAAGCAGCTGCATTAGACTCATCTCTTCGAGTAGCCCTTTTACCTGAAGATTTTCCAAAACCATTTAAAGAGTTTGTAAACAAACTTCCTTGTGAGTTAATCAGTGGGGTGGCAGAAGTAATCAATCAAGATGAAAGCAAGGAACTGCTAAACAACCTTGAGCAATTATCAAATTTAGTTTCATCTAATAAATGGTTAATTGGAGATTCCCTAAGCATTGCTGATATAGCAGTAGGCGCTCAATTATCCTTACTTCGCTTCCCAGTCTCATCAGGTGAGCAGCTTCATGGCAAAGGTTGTCCAGGTTTCAATGACAATCCAAAATTAGAAACGTTATTTGAGTGGAGAGACCAACTAGAAGATATGCTTATGGCAACAGATCCTGCGACTTTATAA
- a CDS encoding DUF751 family protein, translating into MGEFFSNVSRYPKYLITIVLGVFAASFGPLVSRSKNPITAVALIGALISGLLTLSFIVRGMVLPSSLH; encoded by the coding sequence ATGGGCGAGTTTTTTTCGAATGTTTCTAGATATCCCAAATATCTCATAACAATTGTTCTTGGTGTCTTTGCTGCTTCTTTTGGTCCATTAGTTAGTAGGAGCAAGAACCCTATTACAGCGGTAGCTCTTATAGGGGCTTTAATCAGTGGTTTGCTTACTTTGTCTTTTATTGTCAGGGGTATGGTGCTTCCGTCATCTTTACATTAG
- a CDS encoding uroporphyrinogen-III synthase — translation MISELSFPLSGKTIVLTRSQNQQAEARTLFESRGAKVLDLPALVIGPPDKWEPLDHALLEIEGFHWIIFSSINGVKGVEQRLKLIGKSLSSVSKGLKIAVIGKKTAQYLKTFGVIPDFVPPQFVADSLIDHFPVSVEGLRILIPRVQSGGRNILAEALCKLGGLVVQVPAYESKCPKDIPSETVIALENAKVDAIVFTSAKTAINTSKLLLSIFGDQWKKIILDVNIISIGPQTTISCKKEFDKVDQQAKQYDLDGLIEACIESFNI, via the coding sequence ATGATTTCCGAGCTCAGTTTCCCTTTAAGTGGAAAAACTATTGTTTTGACACGCTCTCAGAACCAGCAAGCTGAAGCTCGAACTTTGTTTGAGAGTAGAGGTGCTAAGGTCTTAGACCTGCCAGCTTTAGTAATTGGTCCTCCAGACAAATGGGAACCTTTAGATCATGCTTTGTTAGAAATAGAAGGATTTCATTGGATAATTTTTTCAAGTATTAATGGTGTGAAAGGAGTAGAGCAAAGATTGAAATTGATTGGTAAGTCTCTTTCAAGCGTGTCAAAAGGTTTGAAGATAGCCGTTATTGGAAAGAAGACTGCTCAGTATCTAAAAACTTTTGGTGTTATTCCTGATTTTGTACCGCCACAATTTGTAGCGGATAGTTTAATTGATCATTTCCCTGTTTCAGTAGAGGGATTAAGGATTTTGATACCAAGAGTTCAAAGTGGAGGTAGAAATATTTTGGCAGAAGCTCTGTGTAAATTAGGGGGACTTGTTGTTCAAGTTCCAGCATATGAATCTAAGTGTCCAAAAGATATTCCTAGTGAAACTGTTATAGCATTAGAAAATGCAAAAGTTGATGCAATTGTATTTACCAGTGCTAAAACAGCTATTAATACCTCGAAATTGTTGCTTAGTATTTTTGGAGATCAATGGAAGAAAATAATTTTAGATGTGAATATTATTTCTATAGGTCCTCAGACAACTATTAGCTGTAAAAAAGAGTTTGATAAGGTAGATCAGCAAGCAAAGCAATATGACTTAGATGGCTTGATCGAGGCTTGTATTGAATCTTTCAATATATAA